A single genomic interval of Lathyrus oleraceus cultivar Zhongwan6 chromosome 7, CAAS_Psat_ZW6_1.0, whole genome shotgun sequence harbors:
- the LOC127107268 gene encoding aluminum-activated malate transporter 2: protein MVSPNTDQEKPCALVRGLEKIMILPKVVMKKVLCICKLSKEIAQDDPRKVIHSLKVGLAISLVSLFYYYQPLYENFGLSAMWAVMTVVVVFEYTVGATLGKGLNRTMATLAAGALGVGAHYLASLSGETGEPILIGFFVFLQAAIASFIRFFPKVKTRYDYGMLIFILTFSLISVSGFRDDEVVKMAHKRLTTIFLGGSACVMISIFVCPVWAGEELHYSIAQKLQTLGDFLEAFVDEYFKTTKEEESKDKMSYLEGYKSILNAKSNEESLANFARWEPGHGKFKFRHPWSQYLKIGALSRQCAYRMEALKEQLNSDIKGSAEIHSTIQELCTEMCFESSLALKQLSLSIKTMTKKSSHDTHIANSKAAVKILNSLLQSSLWKETDLLSVIPVVTVASLLIDVVDCTEKIADSVNVLATLINFDSSDDEKKPKEVSQSPTCECVEPDPMIENSHVVVIVEESMCDKCNKV from the exons ATGGTGTCTCCAAACACAGACCAAGAGAAACCATGTGCACTAGTAAGAGGATTGGAAAAGATAATGATTTTGCCAAAGGTTGTAATGAAGAAGGTGTTATGCATTTGTAAGTTGTCAAAAGAGATAGCACAAGATGATCCAAGAAAAGTGATTCATTCACTAAAAGTTGGTCTTGCAATCTCTTTGGTGTCTCTATTTTACTACTATCAACCCCTTTATGAGAATTTTGGTCTTTCAGCAATGTGGGCTGTGATGACTGTTGTAGTAGTCTTTGAGTACACAGTTG GAGCTACCTTAGGTAAAGGTTTGAATAGAACAATGGCAACATTGGCAGCTGGTGCTTTAGGTGTTGGTGCTCATTACTTAGCTAGCTTATCAGGAGAGACAGGAGAACCTATTCTAATTGGATTCTTTGTATTCCTACAAG CTGCTATAGCATCATTTATAAGGTTCTTTCCCAAAGTGAAAACAAGATATGATTATGGGATGCTTATATTTATCTTGACATTCTCTTTGATATCTGTATCTGGATTTCGTGATGATGAAGTAGTGAAAATGGCTCACAAAAGATTAACAACTATTTTTCTTGGAGGTTCTGCTTGTGTGATGATTTCTATTTTTGTTTGTCCTGTTTGGGCTGGTGAAGAATTGCACTATTCCATTGCTCAAAAGTTACAAACACTTGGTGACTTCTTAGAAG CATTTGTTGATGAGTACTTCAAAACAACAAAGGAAGAAGAATCTAAAGATAAAATGTCTTATCTTGAAGGTTATAAAAGCATTCTCAATGCTAAAAGTAATGAAGAGTCTTTG GCCAATTTTGCAAGGTGGGAACCAGGTCATGGCAAGTTCAAATTTCGTCATCCATGGAGTCAATATCTCAAAATCGGCGCACTTTCGCGTCAATGTGCTTATCGAATGGAAGCTTTAAAGGAACAACTCAACTCTGATATTAAA GGATCGGCCGAAATTCATAGTACAATTCAAGAACTATGCACAGAAATGTGTTTCGAATCAAGCTTGGCATTGAAACAATTGAGTTTATCAATCAAAACAATGACAAAGAAATCATCACATGATACCCACATTGCGAACTCGAAAGCCGCGGTGAAAATCCTGAATTCATTGCTTCAATCAAGTTTATGGAAAGAAACCGATCTTTTATCAGTTATACCAGTTGTGACAGTGGCTTCATTGctaattgatgttgttgattgCACAGAGAAAATTGCAGATTCTGTTAATGTTCTTGCTACACTTATAAATTTTGATTCTTCGGATGATGAAAAAAAACCTAAAGAAGTGTCACAATCTCCAACTTGTGAATGTGTTGAACCTGATCCTATGATTGAGAACTCACATGTGGTTGTTATAGTTGAGGAATCCATGTGTGATAAATGTAACAAAGTTTGA